GGCGCCGTCGCCCGTGACGACGTGCTGGACGCCCTGGCCCGCCTGGTGGACAAGTCGCTCGTCGTCGCCGAGGAGCGCGACGGCGAAGCGCGCTACCGGCTCCTGGAGACGATCCGCCAGTATGCCGCCGACCGGCTGGGCGAAGCCGGCGAGGCCGCGGCGACCCGGGATCGTCACCTCGCCTGGTTCCTGGCCTTCGCCGAGGCCATCGAACCCGAGCTCCGGCGCGACCTGGCCGCCTGGCGGACCCGGCTCGAGCGGGAGCACGACAACCTCCGCGCGGCCCTGGACTGGGGGCTGGCGGCACCCGACCCGGAACGCGGTCGCCGGCTGGCGGCTGGGCTGCCGTGGCTGTGGCACCTGCACCGGCACGGCCGCGAGGGCCTCGAGTACCTGCGGCGGGCCATCGAGCGGGCGCCGGACGACCGGTCAACGCTCCAGGCGCGCCTGCTGACCGGCATCGCCCTGGTCGCCGACACGGCAAGCCCGCTCGGCCTGGAGTTCGACGCGGCGCAACGGGCCCTGGCGATCGCCACCGAGCAGGGCGATGAGCGACTCCGCGCGCTCTGCCTCACGCTGTCGGCCGTCGGGCGGTTCTACACCGACTTCGAGGCCGCCTGGGCGCTCACCGTCGACGCCCTCGGCGCCGCCGAGGCCGCCGGCGACTCCTTCGTCGCGGACGCCGCGCGAGCCCTCCAGGGGATCATCCTCCACCTCCGGGATCGCCACCAGGAGGCCGAGCCGCTCCTGGAATCCGCCGCCCAAGGGCTCCTGCGCCGGCACCCCGGGATCGCCGCGACCGTCCTCGCCTTCCAGGCCGGCGGCGCGCTCTGCACGGGCCGGGTCGACCTGGCCCGGGACCTCGCCGAACGTGCGGTCGGCGTCGCCGAGCCGCTCGGGGACTACCTCAGGGTCGGCAGCACCCGGAGTGCGCTCGCGATCGTCCATGGTCTCGCCGGCGACGTCGACGGCGGCCTGCGGCTGATGCGGCCGGTCGTGCGGCTGCTCGAGGACGCCGGGACCGACGTGTTCGTGCCCGGGATGGCTCGGGCCATGGGACTCCTGCAGCTGTGGCGGGACGACCCGGAGGCGGCGGCGAGCTGGTTCGGGCGGGAGGCACGTTCGACCGACCGCGGCACCGAGACATGGCTGGTGGCGCAGTCGCTGCCCGGGCTCGGCGCCGCCCTGCTCACCCTCGGCCGCCTCGACCAGGCCCGCGATGTGCTCGACCGGGCCGTCGCCGTGGCCCGCCGGCTGGACATGCCGTGCGTCCTGGCCGACGCCCTCGAGCAGCAGGGGCACCTGGCGGCCGCCGCCGACGACGCGGACCGCGCGATCGACCTCCACCACCAGGCCCTGGCCGTGCGGGTCGAGCGCGGGTTGCGCACCTTCTCCGTCGACAGCCTCGAGGCGCTGGCCACGCTCGCCGCTCGCGCCGAGCCGGCGCC
The Actinomycetota bacterium DNA segment above includes these coding regions:
- a CDS encoding LuxR C-terminal-related transcriptional regulator, whose protein sequence is MSDATAPPGAATEASVLLDPGDRAAGAAAHTLPVHLTSFVGRRAELAAVAALLRGRRLVTLTGVGGSGKTRLAARLAADQAERWPDGVWWVELEAVTDPAQVAEVAAATIGVLVEPVQGSLRSLAVQLRDRRMLVCLDNCEQVLEGAAEVAEALLRSGAKVTVLTTSREPLGVAGETVWQVPALSEDDALALFLERASLVRPGFTLDASGEAAVRTMCRRLDGIPLALELAVAWLRTLTPRQIVAGLDDRFALLVRGPRGAVPRHQTLAASIEWSHALLAETDRIVLRRLAVFAGGFGLEAARAVAVGGAVARDDVLDALARLVDKSLVVAEERDGEARYRLLETIRQYAADRLGEAGEAAATRDRHLAWFLAFAEAIEPELRRDLAAWRTRLEREHDNLRAALDWGLAAPDPERGRRLAAGLPWLWHLHRHGREGLEYLRRAIERAPDDRSTLQARLLTGIALVADTASPLGLEFDAAQRALAIATEQGDERLRALCLTLSAVGRFYTDFEAAWALTVDALGAAEAAGDSFVADAARALQGIILHLRDRHQEAEPLLESAAQGLLRRHPGIAATVLAFQAGGALCTGRVDLARDLAERAVGVAEPLGDYLRVGSTRSALAIVHGLAGDVDGGLRLMRPVVRLLEDAGTDVFVPGMARAMGLLQLWRDDPEAAASWFGREARSTDRGTETWLVAQSLPGLGAALLTLGRLDQARDVLDRAVAVARRLDMPCVLADALEQQGHLAAAADDADRAIDLHHQALAVRVERGLRTFSVDSLEALATLAARAEPAPEAVRFLAASDQARASMGYPRDPARRRANQATVAGLRAALGDRQFGQAWAEGAGLTLDQAVTYVRRSRGARRRPATGWASLTPTELDVVRLVVDGLSNPEIGSHLFMSRGTVKTHLSHVYAKLGVANRTELATLAAPRLAKAGTSRGPA